From one Thunnus maccoyii chromosome 6, fThuMac1.1, whole genome shotgun sequence genomic stretch:
- the chrd gene encoding chordin isoform X1, which translates to MLVPRALRSVLCVLSCAWLHTGAASRLKSPALPIQSEREPLPSKGLSGCSFGGRFYSLEDTWHPDLGEPFGVMHCVQCLCEPQKSRRGKVFGKVNCKNIKQDCPDPDCDDPVLLPGHCCKTCPKGDDDKKQTDSVLDSFEYFHEKGKGKEDDLHKSYNDRSYLSSEDMGPGESRTDFVAVLTGVMDSWLPTSSGVARARFSLSRTSLAFSITYQRMSRPSKIVFLDSDGTTAFEYRVPKGQSDMICGVWKNLAKPLLQQLQSEQMRISMTTSTSRQEEVEGKIIKHRALFAETFSSTLTSEEENSGMGGIAMLTLSDTENNLHFILILQGLIKHKDKEPLLVPIRVQLMYRHHILREIRANITSHDPDFAEVLTDLNSRELFWLSRGQLEIAVATEGQDPQQISGFITGRKSCDTIQSVMSSGDALTPGKTGGVGSAIFNLHDNGTLDYQVQVAGLTSDVVGLTIELKPRRRNKRSILYDLTPEYNKGTGQASGSWSRLEARHIHMLLQNELFINVATAHNQEGELRGQIKALPYSGLEAPRHELPIPLAGHFVYPPVRTGASGHAWVSVDKQCHLHYEIIVAGLSKTDDLTVNAHLHGLAEIGELEDSTTTHKRLLTGFYGSQAQGVLKDISVELLQHLDQGTAFIQVSTKLNPRGEMRGRVHVPNNCEFGTRGDVEEAEFDDLFVKDPEELKKDPHTCFFENQHHAHGSRWTPNYDKCFSCSCQKRTVICDPVICPVLTCSRTIQPEDKCCPICDERKEPKDMNAPERVEEHPEGCYFEGDQKMHAPGTTWHPFVPPFGYIKCAVCTCKGSTGEVHCEKVTCPVLTCSHPVRRNPSDCCKECPDEERTSAGLEHSDMMQADGPRHCKFGKNYYQNSDNWHPWVPVVGEMKCINCWCDHGVTKCQRKQCPVLTCTNITRREGSCCPECLDSKEEDDLMMKAPDKRRSSRH; encoded by the exons ATGCTGGTTCCGCGCGCGCTCCGCTCCGTGCTGTGCGTACTGAGCTGCGCGTGGCTGCACACCGGAGCGGCCTCGCGGCTCAAGTCTCCCGCTCTGCCCATCCAGTCAGAGAGAGAGCCGCTGCCCTCCAAAGGCTTGTCAG GATGCTCATTCGGAGGTCGATTCTATTCTCTGGAGGACACATGGCACCCAGACCTTGGGGAGCCCTTTGGCGTCATGCATTGTGTCCAGTGCCTCTGCGAACCT CAAAAGAGTCGTCGCGGCAAGGTGTTTGGGAAAGTAAACTGTAAGAACATTAAGCAGGACTGTCCGGACCCTGACTGTGATGATCCCGTCCTGCTGCCAGGGCACTGCTGTAAAACCTGCCCTAAAG GTGATGATGACAAGAAACAGACAGACTCTGTGCTGGACAgctttgagtatttccatgaGAAGGGCAAAGGGAAGGAGGATGACCTCCACAAATCTTACAATGATCGATCCTACCTGAGTTCTGAGGACATGGGCCCCGGAGAGAGCCGCACTG ACTTTGTGGCAGTGTTGACAGGAGTGATGGACTCATGGCTGCCCACCTCCAGTGGTGTTGCCAGAGCTCGTTTCTCTCTGAGCAGAACCAGCCTGGCCTTCTCCATCACATACCAAag AATGAGCCGTCCCAGTAAAATAGTCTTCCTGGATTCAGATGGCACGACTGCTTTTGAATACAGAGTCCCCAAGGGACAGTCAGACATG atcTGTGGAGTATGGAAGAACCTAGCTAAGCCTCTCCTGCAACAGCTGCAGTCGGAGCAGATGCGCATCAGCATGACCACATCGACAAGCAGACAAGAAGAAGTAGAAGGGAAGATCATCAAACACAGGGCTCTGTTTGCTG AGACATTCAGTTCAACGCTGACATCGGAGGAGGAGAATTCAGGCATGGGAGGCATCGCCATGTTGACGCTGAGTGACACAGAGAACAACCTCCACTTTATACTTATCCTTCAAGGCCTcatcaaacacaaagacaaag AGCCTCTTCTGGTGCCTATCCGGGTCCAGCTGATGTATCGCCATCACATCCTGAGAGAGATCCGAGCCAACATCACCTCTCAT GATCCAGACTTTGCAGAGGTGCTGACAGACTTGAACAGCCGCGAACTCTTCTGGTTATCTCGTGGTCAGCTGGAGATCGCCGTAGCAACCGAGGGTCAAGATCCCCAGCAAATCTCTGGCTTCATTACTGGCAGAAAATCCTGTGACA CCATCCAGAGTGTGATGTCCAGCGGTGATGCATTGACTCCGGGGAAGACAGGAGGTGTTGGCTCCGCTATCTTCAACCTCCATGATAACGGCACACTGGACTACCAG GTTCAGGTTGCAGGTCTCACCAGCGATGTGGTCGGCCTCACAATTGAGCTGAAGCCACGGCGGCGTAACAAGCGCTCGATACTGTACGACCTAACGCCGGAGTACAACAAGGGCACAGGCCAGGCGTCGGGCAGCTGGAGTCGTCTGGAGGCCCGACACATCCACATGCTGCTGCAGAATGAACTCTTCATCAATGTGGCCACGGCTCACAACCAGGAGGGGGAGCTGAGGGGGCAGATCAAGGCCCTGCCCTACAGCGGCCTGGAGGCACCCAGACATG AGTTGCCCATCCCTCTGGCTGGCCACTTTGTGTACCCACCAGTAAGAACTGGTGCTTCTGGCCACGCCTGGGTGTCAGTGGACAAGCAGTGTCACCTTCATTATGAGATCATCGTGGCGGGCCTCAGCAAGACTGACGACCTCACCGTGAACGCCCACCTCCATGGGCTGGCTGAGATCGGAGAGCTAGAAGACAGCACCACCACTCACAAGAGGCTGCTGACCGGCTTCTATGGCTCACAG gcTCAGGGAGTGTTGAAGGACATCAGCGTTGAATTGCTTCAACACCTGGACCAAGGAACAGCATTCATCCAGGTCAGCACCAAGCTGAACCCCCGAGGAGAAATGCGTGGACGG GTCCATGTGCCAAACAACTGTGAGTTTGGGACCAGGGGGGATGTGGAGGAGGCTGAGTTTGACGACCTTTTTGTGAAAGACCCCGAGGAGCTGAAGAAAGACCCCCATACCTGCTTCTTTGAGAACCAGCACCACGCTCACGGCTCCCGCTGGACGCCCAACTACGACAAGTGTTTCTCCTGCAGCTGCcag aAGCGAACTGTGATCTGTGATCCGGTAATCTGCCCGGTGCTGACCTGCTCCCGAACCATTCAGCCTGAGGACAAGTGCTGCCCGATATGTGATG AGAGGAAGGAGCCCAAGGACATGAACGCTCCAGAGAGGGTGGAAGAACATCCTGAAG gttGTTACTTTGAAGGAGACCAGAAGATGCATGCCCCAGGAACTACATGGCATCCCTTTGTACCTCCCTTTGGCTACATTAAATGTGCTGTCTGCACTTGTAAG GGGTCAACAGGCGAGGTACACTGTGAGAAGGTGACATGTCCGGTGCTGACCTGCAGTCATCCTGTAAGACGGAATCCCTCCGACTGCTGTAAGGAGTGTCCGGATGAGGAGAGGACCTCTGCAGGCCTGGAGCACAGCGACATGATGCAAGCAGATGGCCCGAGACACTGCAAATTTGGCAAGAACTATTACCAGAACAGTGACAACTGGCATCCCTGGGTACCGGTGGTAGGGGAGATGAAGTGCATCAACTGCTGGTGTGAT CATGGTGTGACCAAGTGTCAAAGGAAGCAATGTCCAGTACTGACTTGCACCAACATCACCCGCAGAGAGGGCTCCTGCTGTCCTGAATGCCTTG ATTCCAAAGAGGAAGATGACCTAATGATGAAGGCTCCAGACAAAAGGCGAAGCTCGAGACACTGA
- the chrd gene encoding chordin isoform X2 has product MHCVQCLCEPQKSRRGKVFGKVNCKNIKQDCPDPDCDDPVLLPGHCCKTCPKGDDDKKQTDSVLDSFEYFHEKGKGKEDDLHKSYNDRSYLSSEDMGPGESRTDFVAVLTGVMDSWLPTSSGVARARFSLSRTSLAFSITYQRMSRPSKIVFLDSDGTTAFEYRVPKGQSDMICGVWKNLAKPLLQQLQSEQMRISMTTSTSRQEEVEGKIIKHRALFAETFSSTLTSEEENSGMGGIAMLTLSDTENNLHFILILQGLIKHKDKEPLLVPIRVQLMYRHHILREIRANITSHDPDFAEVLTDLNSRELFWLSRGQLEIAVATEGQDPQQISGFITGRKSCDTIQSVMSSGDALTPGKTGGVGSAIFNLHDNGTLDYQVQVAGLTSDVVGLTIELKPRRRNKRSILYDLTPEYNKGTGQASGSWSRLEARHIHMLLQNELFINVATAHNQEGELRGQIKALPYSGLEAPRHELPIPLAGHFVYPPVRTGASGHAWVSVDKQCHLHYEIIVAGLSKTDDLTVNAHLHGLAEIGELEDSTTTHKRLLTGFYGSQAQGVLKDISVELLQHLDQGTAFIQVSTKLNPRGEMRGRVHVPNNCEFGTRGDVEEAEFDDLFVKDPEELKKDPHTCFFENQHHAHGSRWTPNYDKCFSCSCQKRTVICDPVICPVLTCSRTIQPEDKCCPICDERKEPKDMNAPERVEEHPEGCYFEGDQKMHAPGTTWHPFVPPFGYIKCAVCTCKGSTGEVHCEKVTCPVLTCSHPVRRNPSDCCKECPDEERTSAGLEHSDMMQADGPRHCKFGKNYYQNSDNWHPWVPVVGEMKCINCWCDHGVTKCQRKQCPVLTCTNITRREGSCCPECLDSKEEDDLMMKAPDKRRSSRH; this is encoded by the exons ATGCATTGTGTCCAGTGCCTCTGCGAACCT CAAAAGAGTCGTCGCGGCAAGGTGTTTGGGAAAGTAAACTGTAAGAACATTAAGCAGGACTGTCCGGACCCTGACTGTGATGATCCCGTCCTGCTGCCAGGGCACTGCTGTAAAACCTGCCCTAAAG GTGATGATGACAAGAAACAGACAGACTCTGTGCTGGACAgctttgagtatttccatgaGAAGGGCAAAGGGAAGGAGGATGACCTCCACAAATCTTACAATGATCGATCCTACCTGAGTTCTGAGGACATGGGCCCCGGAGAGAGCCGCACTG ACTTTGTGGCAGTGTTGACAGGAGTGATGGACTCATGGCTGCCCACCTCCAGTGGTGTTGCCAGAGCTCGTTTCTCTCTGAGCAGAACCAGCCTGGCCTTCTCCATCACATACCAAag AATGAGCCGTCCCAGTAAAATAGTCTTCCTGGATTCAGATGGCACGACTGCTTTTGAATACAGAGTCCCCAAGGGACAGTCAGACATG atcTGTGGAGTATGGAAGAACCTAGCTAAGCCTCTCCTGCAACAGCTGCAGTCGGAGCAGATGCGCATCAGCATGACCACATCGACAAGCAGACAAGAAGAAGTAGAAGGGAAGATCATCAAACACAGGGCTCTGTTTGCTG AGACATTCAGTTCAACGCTGACATCGGAGGAGGAGAATTCAGGCATGGGAGGCATCGCCATGTTGACGCTGAGTGACACAGAGAACAACCTCCACTTTATACTTATCCTTCAAGGCCTcatcaaacacaaagacaaag AGCCTCTTCTGGTGCCTATCCGGGTCCAGCTGATGTATCGCCATCACATCCTGAGAGAGATCCGAGCCAACATCACCTCTCAT GATCCAGACTTTGCAGAGGTGCTGACAGACTTGAACAGCCGCGAACTCTTCTGGTTATCTCGTGGTCAGCTGGAGATCGCCGTAGCAACCGAGGGTCAAGATCCCCAGCAAATCTCTGGCTTCATTACTGGCAGAAAATCCTGTGACA CCATCCAGAGTGTGATGTCCAGCGGTGATGCATTGACTCCGGGGAAGACAGGAGGTGTTGGCTCCGCTATCTTCAACCTCCATGATAACGGCACACTGGACTACCAG GTTCAGGTTGCAGGTCTCACCAGCGATGTGGTCGGCCTCACAATTGAGCTGAAGCCACGGCGGCGTAACAAGCGCTCGATACTGTACGACCTAACGCCGGAGTACAACAAGGGCACAGGCCAGGCGTCGGGCAGCTGGAGTCGTCTGGAGGCCCGACACATCCACATGCTGCTGCAGAATGAACTCTTCATCAATGTGGCCACGGCTCACAACCAGGAGGGGGAGCTGAGGGGGCAGATCAAGGCCCTGCCCTACAGCGGCCTGGAGGCACCCAGACATG AGTTGCCCATCCCTCTGGCTGGCCACTTTGTGTACCCACCAGTAAGAACTGGTGCTTCTGGCCACGCCTGGGTGTCAGTGGACAAGCAGTGTCACCTTCATTATGAGATCATCGTGGCGGGCCTCAGCAAGACTGACGACCTCACCGTGAACGCCCACCTCCATGGGCTGGCTGAGATCGGAGAGCTAGAAGACAGCACCACCACTCACAAGAGGCTGCTGACCGGCTTCTATGGCTCACAG gcTCAGGGAGTGTTGAAGGACATCAGCGTTGAATTGCTTCAACACCTGGACCAAGGAACAGCATTCATCCAGGTCAGCACCAAGCTGAACCCCCGAGGAGAAATGCGTGGACGG GTCCATGTGCCAAACAACTGTGAGTTTGGGACCAGGGGGGATGTGGAGGAGGCTGAGTTTGACGACCTTTTTGTGAAAGACCCCGAGGAGCTGAAGAAAGACCCCCATACCTGCTTCTTTGAGAACCAGCACCACGCTCACGGCTCCCGCTGGACGCCCAACTACGACAAGTGTTTCTCCTGCAGCTGCcag aAGCGAACTGTGATCTGTGATCCGGTAATCTGCCCGGTGCTGACCTGCTCCCGAACCATTCAGCCTGAGGACAAGTGCTGCCCGATATGTGATG AGAGGAAGGAGCCCAAGGACATGAACGCTCCAGAGAGGGTGGAAGAACATCCTGAAG gttGTTACTTTGAAGGAGACCAGAAGATGCATGCCCCAGGAACTACATGGCATCCCTTTGTACCTCCCTTTGGCTACATTAAATGTGCTGTCTGCACTTGTAAG GGGTCAACAGGCGAGGTACACTGTGAGAAGGTGACATGTCCGGTGCTGACCTGCAGTCATCCTGTAAGACGGAATCCCTCCGACTGCTGTAAGGAGTGTCCGGATGAGGAGAGGACCTCTGCAGGCCTGGAGCACAGCGACATGATGCAAGCAGATGGCCCGAGACACTGCAAATTTGGCAAGAACTATTACCAGAACAGTGACAACTGGCATCCCTGGGTACCGGTGGTAGGGGAGATGAAGTGCATCAACTGCTGGTGTGAT CATGGTGTGACCAAGTGTCAAAGGAAGCAATGTCCAGTACTGACTTGCACCAACATCACCCGCAGAGAGGGCTCCTGCTGTCCTGAATGCCTTG ATTCCAAAGAGGAAGATGACCTAATGATGAAGGCTCCAGACAAAAGGCGAAGCTCGAGACACTGA
- the LOC121898917 gene encoding uncharacterized protein LOC121898917 translates to MSAKTFCPQRRPREQRLLLDVGKSDRDEDEAKDTDCLQQFSSCPACNQEYDVALILPCSHTMCVLCIAAGGGTRSGQSLRQSASVPVCSVLCPCCRHAVELPCQTWSSATSCLPKHPTLRSSCVSQETGTKEGASGDHLQHLQGDTYCRDAGEETAKSCLHGSTATSSSITPVDGAEDLWEEEMAQSVFGLCFSLDPSTVPPPLRLSNSSLTVFYQGESPPGPLPDNRVRRSMMTSDPGVMLALPQVCADVVITRGQYYWEVDVCNSSIYRVGVSSLDGSGGWWLERQGLSFCTVYDGSMEPLCTVPPQIKTLGVFLNIGGGTLSFHNPLTQEHLATLPTRFNPAGVLPALGLGQGRLRLRSSLPTPPHVFLSKDSAYRGACGASGSRWRREIPFQSVRKVIQKFEELAASDTDSGLVSTFGSSCSTLASLPDLGIPGMFPSGHTGQEAGAE, encoded by the exons ATGTCAGCAAAGACCTTTTGTCCCCAAAGAAGACCCAGGGAGCAGAGGCTCCTTCTGGATGTTGGAAAGTCTGACAGGGATGAAGATGAGGCAAAAGACACTGACTGTTTGCAGCAGTTCTCCAGTTGTCCTGCCTGTAACCAAGAATATGACGTCGCTCTGATCCTACCATGCTCTCACACAATGTGTGTTCTTTGCATAGCAGCTGGAGGGGGGACAAGGTCAGGTCAATCTCTCCGCCAAAGTGCAAGCGTGcctgtctgctctgtgctgtGCCCCTGCTGTCGACATGCTGTGGAGCTGCCGTGCCAGACCTGGTCATCAGCCACCTCCTGTCTACCAAAACATCCCACCCTGAGGTCTTCATGTGTCAGCCAGGAGACAGGCACCAAGGAGGGAGCATCTGGAGATCACCTCCAGCATCTGCAG GGGGACACATACTGCAGGGATGCAGGTGAAGAAACAGCAAAGAGCTGTTTACATG GCTCCACTGCTACCAGTTCCTCAATAACACCAGTGGATGGTGCTGAAGACCTGTGGGAGGAAGAGATGGCGCAATCTGTTTTTG GACTATGTTTTTCTCTGGACCCTTCAACTGTCCCTCCACCCCTCCGTCTTTCCAACTCCTCCCTCACTGTCTTCTACCAAGGAGAGAGCCCTCCTGGTCCACTTCCAGACAACAGAGTCAGGAGGTCCatgatgacctctgaccccggGGTTATGCTGGCCCTCCCTCAGGTGTGCGCTGATGTTGTTATCACACGGGGACAGTATTACTGGGAAGTGGATGTCTGTAACAGCTCCATCTACAGAGTTG GTGTGAGCTCATTGGACGGTTCTGGCGGTTGGTGGCTCGAAAGGCAGGGCTTGTCATTTTGCACAGTGTATGATGGGAGCATGGAGCCTCTCTGCACTGTCCCACCCCAGATCAAAACCCTTGGGGTCTTCCTCAACATTGGAGGGGGCACCCTGAGCTTCCACAACCCTCTGACCCAGGAGCACCTTGCCACACTGCCAACCCGCTTCAACCCTGCTGGTGTGCTCCCAGCTCTGGGTCTGGGCCAGGGCAGGCTGAGGCTGCGCTCCAGCCTTCCTACTCCTCCCCACGTCTTCCTCAGTAAAGACTCAGCCTACAGGGGGGCTTGCGGGGCCAGTGGAAGCCGGTGGCGCAGGGAGATTCCCTTCCAGTCGGTGCGGAAAGTGATTCAGAAGTTTGAGGAGCTGGCTGCGTCGGACACAGACTCAGGCCTGGTGTCCACTTTTGGATCGTCCTGCTCCACCTTGGCGTCACTTCCAGATCTTGGGATTCCAGGGATGTTTCCCTCTGGGCACACAGGACAGGAAGCTGGGGCTGAATAA